In the Pseudomonas sp. ADAK2 genome, one interval contains:
- a CDS encoding ABC transporter substrate-binding protein — translation MRQLAPYALIYLLAIACAAGLATQSQAADAPLQVQIGYLGYRPDPGPLLSNVIPEPTDAGLRGAELAITDSNSTGRFLNHSYNLVSASADSPDALIEAAKAQHEQGLRLFVVNAPVETLRRLSAVLTDSLLFNAGSPDDSLRTTNCLPNVLHSLPSRAMLADALAQFLVVRKWQRALLIVGPTPDDQAYAAALRRSAKRFGVKLVAEKDWSFDNDQRRSAQADMPLFTQTAEYDVVLVADERGDFGEYVPYQTWYPRPVAGTQGLTPVGWHKTVETYGAAQLQKRFEAVAGRWMNDRDFAAWMAVRSIASAVSKLRQVDPMAIRALEISDQLPLDGFKGRKLSYRPWNGQLRQPIPIVQPRALVSTSPQDGFLHPFNEMDSLGYDKPEVSCRFP, via the coding sequence ATGCGCCAGCTTGCCCCCTACGCCTTGATCTACCTGCTGGCGATTGCCTGCGCCGCCGGGCTGGCGACCCAGAGCCAGGCCGCCGACGCGCCGTTACAGGTGCAGATCGGCTACCTGGGTTATCGCCCCGATCCGGGCCCGCTGCTGTCCAATGTCATTCCCGAGCCCACCGATGCCGGGCTGCGCGGCGCCGAACTGGCGATCACCGACAGCAACAGCACCGGGCGTTTCCTCAACCACAGCTACAACCTGGTCAGCGCCAGCGCCGACAGCCCGGATGCGCTGATCGAAGCGGCCAAGGCCCAGCACGAACAAGGCCTGCGTCTGTTTGTGGTCAACGCTCCGGTGGAAACCCTGCGCCGGCTCAGCGCGGTGTTGACCGACAGTTTGCTGTTCAACGCCGGCAGCCCGGATGACAGCCTGCGCACCACCAATTGCCTGCCGAACGTGCTGCACAGCCTGCCGAGCCGGGCGATGCTCGCCGATGCGCTGGCGCAGTTTTTGGTGGTGCGCAAATGGCAGCGGGCGCTGTTGATCGTCGGCCCGACCCCGGACGATCAAGCCTACGCCGCCGCCCTGCGTCGGTCCGCCAAACGCTTCGGCGTGAAACTGGTGGCTGAGAAGGACTGGAGCTTCGACAACGATCAACGCCGCAGCGCCCAGGCCGACATGCCGCTGTTCACCCAGACCGCCGAGTACGACGTGGTGCTGGTGGCCGATGAACGCGGCGACTTCGGCGAATACGTGCCCTACCAGACCTGGTATCCCCGCCCGGTCGCCGGCACCCAGGGCCTGACCCCGGTGGGCTGGCACAAAACCGTAGAAACCTACGGCGCCGCCCAATTGCAGAAGCGCTTCGAGGCCGTGGCCGGACGCTGGATGAATGACCGGGATTTCGCCGCATGGATGGCCGTGCGCAGCATCGCCAGCGCGGTGAGCAAATTGCGCCAGGTCGATCCAATGGCGATCCGGGCGCTGGAGATCAGCGATCAATTGCCGCTGGACGGTTTCAAGGGCCGCAAGCTCAGCTATCGACCGTGGAACGGCCAGTTGCGCCAGCCAATCCCCATCGTGCAACCGCGAGCGCTGGTCAGCACTTCGCCCCAGGACGGTTTCCTGCACCCGTTCAACGAAATGGACAGCCTGGGCTACGACAAGCCCGAAGTGAGCTGCCGCTTTCCCTGA
- a CDS encoding sensor histidine kinase → MSALWRINLWVCGFFALVTLACMALLVHQALADVERELQSAEAVVEYLSETAERDPASLQPRLTQSLRHVRVRWLEPGEAARLPVQDGLDAWLGRLLFAEARHNAQVLDLKDGRRVLIAVDPRDEIDEVWDSLQQVLFLCGLALLVSLLTIRWAVRRGMGLLDELLRALQQVSAGQLNVRLRGQGVPEARQLATHFNRMTGALEQARADNTRLTQTLLAVQEQERTHLAQTLHDDLGQYLAGIRAQACLLRLVADQPDTVERTVRELEHNCEHLQQGFRALVHDLYPVVLQHLPLSEAFALLVAQWQGRQGIDCQLRVSAQLPALSGPSKTHLYRLLQEALTNIARHAEASQVRVRLQQRGGRLRLLIRDNGRGAAQPQRPGVGLYSMFERARSLGGELRIISHPGAGWALALSMPLEAS, encoded by the coding sequence GTGTCGGCGCTGTGGCGGATCAACCTGTGGGTCTGCGGCTTTTTCGCCCTGGTCACCCTGGCGTGCATGGCGTTGCTGGTGCATCAGGCGCTGGCGGACGTAGAGCGTGAGCTGCAATCCGCCGAAGCGGTGGTCGAGTACCTGAGCGAAACCGCCGAACGCGATCCCGCCAGCCTCCAGCCACGGCTGACCCAAAGCCTGCGCCATGTGCGGGTACGCTGGCTGGAACCGGGCGAAGCGGCGCGGCTGCCGGTGCAGGATGGCCTCGATGCCTGGCTCGGACGGCTGTTGTTCGCCGAAGCTCGACATAACGCTCAGGTCCTGGATTTGAAGGACGGTCGGCGGGTGCTGATCGCGGTCGATCCGCGGGACGAGATCGATGAAGTCTGGGATTCCCTGCAACAGGTACTGTTCCTCTGTGGTCTGGCGCTGTTGGTCAGTCTGTTGACCATTCGCTGGGCGGTGCGCCGGGGCATGGGCTTGCTCGACGAATTACTCCGTGCCTTGCAGCAGGTGTCCGCCGGCCAGCTCAATGTGCGCCTGCGCGGGCAAGGTGTGCCGGAAGCGCGTCAATTGGCGACGCACTTCAATCGCATGACCGGCGCGCTGGAACAGGCCCGGGCCGACAACACCCGACTGACGCAAACCTTGCTCGCGGTGCAGGAGCAGGAACGCACTCATCTGGCGCAGACGCTGCACGATGATCTCGGTCAGTACCTGGCCGGGATCCGCGCTCAAGCCTGTTTGCTACGCCTGGTGGCGGACCAACCAGACACCGTCGAACGCACGGTGCGCGAGCTGGAGCACAACTGCGAACACCTGCAACAAGGCTTCCGGGCATTGGTTCACGATTTGTACCCGGTGGTGCTGCAACATCTGCCGCTGTCCGAAGCCTTTGCGTTGCTGGTGGCGCAATGGCAGGGCCGGCAGGGTATCGATTGCCAGTTGCGGGTTAGCGCGCAGTTACCGGCGCTGTCGGGGCCGAGCAAGACTCATCTCTATCGCCTGTTGCAGGAAGCGTTGACCAACATTGCCCGGCACGCTGAGGCCAGTCAGGTGCGGGTTCGCCTGCAGCAACGCGGCGGGCGCTTGCGCTTGCTGATTCGCGATAACGGTCGCGGTGCCGCGCAGCCGCAACGGCCGGGTGTCGGTTTGTATTCGATGTTCGAACGCGCCCGCAGCCTCGGCGGCGAGCTGCGGATCATCAGCCACCCCGGCGCCGGTTGGGCGCTGGCCTTGAGCATGCCTTTGGAGGCGTCATGA
- a CDS encoding response regulator, whose translation MNILLVDDHAVVRQGYASLLRALLPAMQVREAATGEEALIRVQEAVPNLVIMDFGLPGISGLETTRRLRQRLPQLRVLFFSMHDELPLVRQALDAGASGYLTKSSAPEVLIEAVRRILAGHAYIEQPLATQLACHPQQDTSDPRLQSMTQRELEIFVMLAKGTPARLIAEQLNISSKTVSNHLTLLKSKLQVTSHTELVHLGIDMGVVRKAG comes from the coding sequence ATGAATATTCTGCTGGTCGATGACCATGCGGTGGTCCGTCAGGGCTACGCCAGTTTGTTGCGGGCGCTGCTGCCGGCGATGCAAGTGCGCGAAGCGGCCACGGGTGAAGAGGCGCTGATCCGGGTCCAGGAAGCGGTGCCGAACCTGGTGATCATGGATTTCGGTTTGCCGGGGATCAGTGGACTGGAAACCACCCGACGCTTGCGCCAGCGCTTGCCGCAATTGCGGGTGCTGTTTTTCAGCATGCACGATGAACTGCCGCTGGTGCGCCAGGCACTGGACGCCGGGGCTTCCGGTTATCTGACCAAAAGCTCGGCGCCAGAAGTGCTGATCGAAGCAGTACGCCGGATTCTTGCTGGCCATGCCTACATCGAACAACCGCTGGCGACCCAACTGGCGTGCCACCCGCAGCAGGACACCAGCGACCCGCGCTTGCAAAGCATGACCCAGCGCGAACTGGAGATTTTCGTGATGCTCGCCAAAGGCACCCCGGCGCGGTTGATTGCCGAGCAGTTGAACATCAGCAGCAAGACCGTTTCCAATCACCTGACGTTGCTCAAGAGCAAGTTGCAGGTCACGTCCCATACCGAACTGGTGCATTTGGGGATTGATATGGGGGTGGTGCGCAAGGCTGGCTGA
- a CDS encoding pentapeptide repeat-containing protein — MKYLPLLLLLTLPLAYADEGDDAPLIINGCTITEHSQCPGANLRGANLSNQDLRSMNLSGADLREADLRHARLDLANLEKAQFQGANLTRASLQQSNLRLADFTGATLMAIQGWGLFAQGAQFENANLSAAYLQFARLSGARLHNANLRAADLEMTWLSKADLKGADLSDANLQEAKFGESNLEQANLSGARQHYANFQDANMEGCTGCPTTWDK; from the coding sequence ATGAAATATCTGCCTTTATTGCTGCTATTGACCCTTCCCCTCGCTTACGCCGACGAAGGCGACGACGCCCCGCTGATCATCAACGGCTGCACCATCACCGAACACAGCCAATGCCCCGGCGCGAATCTCAGGGGCGCCAACCTGAGCAATCAGGACCTGCGCAGCATGAACCTCAGCGGCGCCGACCTGCGCGAGGCCGATCTGCGCCACGCCCGGCTCGACCTCGCCAACCTGGAAAAAGCCCAATTCCAAGGCGCCAACCTGACCCGTGCCAGCTTGCAACAGAGCAACCTGCGCCTCGCCGATTTCACGGGGGCGACGCTGATGGCAATCCAGGGTTGGGGCCTGTTCGCCCAGGGCGCGCAATTCGAAAACGCCAACCTTAGCGCCGCCTATCTGCAATTCGCCCGTCTCTCCGGGGCCAGGCTGCACAACGCCAACCTGCGGGCCGCCGACCTGGAAATGACCTGGCTGAGCAAGGCCGACCTGAAAGGCGCCGACCTCAGCGATGCCAACTTGCAAGAAGCCAAGTTCGGCGAGAGCAACCTCGAACAGGCCAATCTCAGCGGCGCGCGGCAGCATTATGCGAATTTTCAGGATGCGAATATGGAGGGCTGCACCGGGTGTCCGACGACGTGGGACAAATGA
- the exaA gene encoding quinoprotein ethanol dehydrogenase, protein MTIRSLPALSPLSIAIQAFLLVSSLSLSAASQAATAPATPTHNVTWEDIANDHLTTKDVLQYGMGTNAQRWSPLAQVNDKNVFKLTPAWSYSFGDEKQRGQESQAIVSDGVVYVTGSYSRVFALDAKTGKRLWTYNHRLPDNIRPCCDVVNRGAAIYGDKIYFGTLDARLIALDKNTGKVVWNKKFGDHAAGYTMTGAPVLIKDKTSGKVLLIHGSSGDEFGVVGQLFARDPDTGEEVWMRPFVEGHMGRLNGKDSTTTGDVKAPSWPNDPTTETGKVEAWSHGGGAPWQSASFDPETNTIIVGAGNPGPWNTWARTSKDGNPHDFDSLYTSGQVGVDPSTGEVKWFYQHTPNDAWDFSGNNELVLFDYKDKDGKTVKATGHADRNGFFYVVDRNNGKLQNAFPFVDNITWASHIDLKTGKPVENPGQRPAKPLPGETKGKSVEVSPPFLGGKNWNPMAYSQDTGLFYIPGNQWKEEYWTEEVNYKKGSAYLGMGFRIKRMYDDHVGTLRAMNPTTGKVVWEHKEALPLWAGVLATKGNLVFTGTGDGFFKAFDAKTGEELWKFQTGSGIVSPPITWEQDGEQYVGVTVGYGGAVPLWGGDMAELTKPVAQGGSFWVFKIPSWDTKTAQQ, encoded by the coding sequence ATGACAATAAGATCGCTACCCGCCCTTTCCCCTCTGTCTATCGCCATACAGGCTTTTCTGCTGGTAAGCAGCCTGTCGCTAAGCGCTGCCAGCCAGGCGGCGACTGCTCCCGCCACCCCGACCCACAACGTGACGTGGGAAGACATTGCCAACGATCACCTGACCACCAAGGACGTGCTGCAATACGGCATGGGCACCAACGCCCAGCGCTGGAGCCCGTTGGCCCAGGTCAACGACAAGAACGTGTTCAAGCTGACCCCGGCCTGGTCCTACTCGTTTGGCGATGAAAAGCAGCGCGGCCAGGAATCCCAGGCCATCGTCAGCGACGGCGTGGTCTACGTCACCGGTTCCTATTCGCGGGTATTTGCTTTGGATGCCAAGACCGGCAAGCGCCTGTGGACCTACAACCATCGCCTGCCGGACAACATTCGTCCGTGCTGCGACGTGGTCAATCGCGGGGCGGCGATCTATGGCGACAAGATCTACTTCGGCACCCTCGATGCGCGGCTGATCGCCCTCGACAAAAACACCGGCAAAGTGGTCTGGAACAAAAAGTTCGGCGACCACGCCGCCGGCTACACCATGACCGGCGCCCCGGTGCTGATCAAAGACAAAACCTCCGGCAAGGTGCTGCTGATCCACGGCAGTTCCGGCGATGAATTCGGCGTGGTCGGCCAGTTGTTTGCCCGCGACCCGGACACCGGTGAAGAAGTCTGGATGCGTCCTTTCGTCGAAGGCCACATGGGCCGCTTGAACGGCAAGGACAGCACCACCACCGGCGACGTCAAAGCGCCGTCCTGGCCGAACGATCCGACCACTGAAACCGGCAAGGTCGAGGCCTGGAGCCACGGCGGCGGTGCCCCTTGGCAAAGTGCGAGCTTCGATCCGGAAACCAACACCATCATTGTCGGCGCCGGCAACCCTGGCCCGTGGAACACCTGGGCCCGGACGTCCAAGGACGGCAACCCCCACGACTTCGACAGCCTCTACACCTCGGGCCAGGTCGGCGTCGACCCGAGCACCGGCGAAGTGAAATGGTTCTACCAGCACACCCCGAACGATGCCTGGGATTTCTCCGGCAACAACGAGCTGGTGCTGTTCGACTACAAGGACAAGGACGGCAAAACGGTCAAAGCCACCGGCCATGCCGACCGCAACGGTTTCTTCTACGTGGTGGACCGCAACAACGGCAAATTGCAGAACGCCTTTCCCTTCGTCGACAACATCACTTGGGCCAGCCACATCGATCTGAAGACCGGCAAACCCGTCGAGAATCCGGGCCAGCGTCCGGCCAAACCGTTGCCAGGGGAAACCAAGGGCAAATCCGTGGAAGTCTCGCCGCCGTTCCTCGGTGGCAAGAACTGGAACCCGATGGCGTACAGCCAGGACACCGGGCTGTTCTACATTCCGGGCAACCAGTGGAAAGAGGAATACTGGACCGAAGAGGTCAACTACAAGAAAGGTTCGGCCTACCTGGGCATGGGGTTTCGCATCAAGCGCATGTACGACGATCACGTCGGCACCCTGCGCGCGATGAACCCGACCACCGGCAAAGTGGTCTGGGAGCACAAGGAAGCGCTGCCGCTGTGGGCCGGGGTGTTGGCGACCAAGGGCAACCTGGTGTTCACCGGGACGGGCGATGGTTTCTTCAAGGCATTTGATGCGAAAACCGGCGAAGAATTATGGAAGTTCCAGACCGGCAGCGGCATCGTCTCGCCGCCGATCACCTGGGAACAGGATGGCGAGCAGTACGTTGGCGTGACCGTTGGTTATGGCGGCGCGGTGCCGTTGTGGGGCGGCGACATGGCCGAGCTGACCAAACCGGTGGCTCAGGGCGGGTCTTTCTGGGTGTTCAAGATTCCGAGTTGGGATACGAAAACCGCTCAGCAGTAA
- the pedF gene encoding cytochrome c-550 PedF, with amino-acid sequence MTTKRNALLVAGLLAGFISAGSVWAHGNVVPQAVETPGLTPIKDAGVPVDADGWAAANPYRNSPQHDKAVEIGSSAYNQNCAACHGLEAKSGGIAPDLRMLDVGDAGDEWFVERVRHGAVRDGRVYMPKMADYLSQEALWAVRTYLDSVHVEE; translated from the coding sequence ATGACAACAAAACGCAACGCCTTGCTGGTTGCCGGGCTGCTGGCCGGTTTTATCAGCGCAGGTTCGGTCTGGGCCCACGGCAACGTGGTACCGCAAGCGGTGGAAACCCCGGGCCTGACCCCGATCAAGGACGCCGGCGTGCCAGTCGATGCCGATGGCTGGGCGGCGGCGAACCCGTACCGCAATTCTCCGCAGCACGATAAAGCGGTGGAAATAGGCTCTTCGGCCTACAACCAGAACTGCGCGGCCTGCCATGGCCTGGAAGCCAAGTCCGGTGGCATCGCCCCGGATCTACGCATGCTCGATGTCGGCGACGCTGGTGATGAATGGTTCGTTGAGCGGGTGCGCCATGGCGCGGTGCGTGACGGCCGGGTCTACATGCCGAAAATGGCCGATTACCTGAGTCAGGAAGCCTTGTGGGCGGTGCGTACCTACCTGGACAGCGTGCACGTCGAGGAGTAA
- a CDS encoding substrate-binding periplasmic protein: MRLLAVLISAVLLCCQVVQAQVRTYDQMIAAGELKVAVYKDFAPYSFEDAGQPRGVDVDLAQALATALGVKLKLIWAPAGEKLDDDLRDYIWRASQLHDQQLADLMMRVPYDRDYSQKRNELGELENDHVVMFGPYQNEQWQVAFDRRRLDSVGSVAVFEQHPIGVEVDSVPSFYLTSVFNGMLAGKTHHYPGVPQAFAAMKAGEVDAVMAMRGEVDWQVHEAHDPQVALAENAYPNMGKQRWEIGMAVHESNRQLSYALEEALEAMIREGSVQAIYARYGLQYEVPEMYQ, encoded by the coding sequence ATGCGCCTGCTCGCGGTGTTGATCAGTGCTGTGTTGCTGTGCTGCCAGGTGGTGCAGGCGCAGGTTCGGACCTATGACCAAATGATCGCCGCCGGAGAGCTGAAAGTCGCGGTGTACAAGGATTTCGCCCCCTACAGTTTTGAAGACGCCGGCCAGCCTCGAGGCGTGGATGTCGACCTCGCGCAGGCCTTGGCCACCGCGCTGGGGGTGAAGCTCAAACTGATCTGGGCGCCGGCCGGCGAGAAGCTCGACGACGACCTGCGTGATTACATCTGGCGCGCCAGTCAGTTGCACGATCAGCAACTGGCTGACCTGATGATGCGCGTGCCCTACGACCGCGATTACTCACAAAAACGCAACGAGCTCGGCGAGCTGGAAAACGACCATGTGGTGATGTTCGGCCCGTACCAGAATGAACAATGGCAAGTCGCCTTTGACCGCCGCCGGCTGGATTCGGTGGGCAGCGTCGCGGTGTTTGAACAGCATCCGATTGGCGTTGAAGTCGACAGCGTGCCGTCGTTCTACCTGACCTCGGTGTTCAACGGCATGCTCGCCGGCAAGACCCATCACTATCCGGGCGTGCCCCAGGCCTTTGCGGCGATGAAGGCCGGTGAAGTCGATGCGGTGATGGCGATGCGCGGTGAGGTCGACTGGCAGGTGCATGAAGCGCACGACCCGCAAGTGGCGCTGGCGGAGAACGCCTACCCGAACATGGGCAAGCAGCGCTGGGAAATCGGCATGGCGGTGCATGAAAGCAACCGGCAATTGTCCTATGCCTTGGAAGAGGCGCTGGAAGCCATGATCCGCGAGGGCTCGGTGCAAGCCATCTATGCCCGTTACGGCCTGCAATATGAAGTGCCGGAGATGTACCAATAG
- a CDS encoding quinoprotein dehydrogenase-associated SoxYZ-like carrier has protein sequence MGWRASCLLACWLPMVAQAADIDPGKDPVPSVMWAFYHKQMLGDGPFVFDERVKLLAPPFAEDARQVPLEIDARAFKGEVVKILAWAELNPLPKIVDFQPLDRVLPWLSIRIRIEQATPLRAAVLTRDGVWHVGSTLIDAAGGGCTAPSVVRTQPGWEDHIGEVLGGRYPRGEFSRVRLQVAHPMDNGMVSGIPEFFINHAELRDQNDQLLATLELFPAVSENPNLAFDIEGAGQTRLLLRDNSGNQFDAAIP, from the coding sequence GTGGGCTGGCGAGCGAGTTGCCTGTTGGCCTGTTGGTTGCCCATGGTCGCGCAAGCGGCAGACATCGATCCGGGCAAAGACCCGGTGCCGTCGGTGATGTGGGCCTTCTATCACAAGCAAATGCTCGGCGACGGGCCATTCGTGTTCGATGAGCGGGTCAAGCTGCTGGCGCCGCCCTTCGCTGAAGATGCGCGCCAGGTGCCGCTGGAAATCGACGCCCGGGCGTTCAAGGGCGAAGTGGTGAAAATCCTCGCTTGGGCCGAGCTTAATCCGTTGCCGAAAATCGTCGATTTCCAACCGCTGGACCGGGTACTGCCATGGCTGTCGATCCGCATCCGCATCGAACAGGCCACGCCGCTGCGTGCGGCAGTGTTGACCCGCGATGGCGTGTGGCACGTCGGTTCGACCCTGATCGATGCGGCGGGCGGCGGTTGCACGGCGCCGAGCGTGGTGCGTACCCAGCCGGGTTGGGAAGACCATATCGGCGAAGTGCTCGGCGGGCGTTATCCCCGTGGTGAATTCAGTCGCGTGCGCTTGCAGGTGGCGCACCCGATGGACAACGGCATGGTCAGCGGTATTCCGGAATTCTTCATCAACCACGCCGAATTGCGCGATCAAAACGATCAACTGCTGGCGACGCTGGAGCTGTTTCCCGCTGTCAGCGAAAACCCCAACCTGGCCTTCGACATCGAAGGAGCAGGGCAGACGCGCCTGTTGTTGCGCGACAACAGCGGCAATCAATTCGATGCGGCCATCCCCTGA
- a CDS encoding quinoprotein relay system zinc metallohydrolase 1: MRWILLLLIGLSLPALAAELEYSLKPRLIAPDTWLLEGSTDNFAKANGGNIVNTGFIVTERGVVVIDSGPSKRYGEAMRKAIAAVTDKPVIEVLLTHHHPDHALGNQAFTDVPIGALACTAELLKKQGDAMAENMYRLVGDWMRGTEVVLPTETLTPGVKSFGNHDLRLLSLGGHTGADLAILDQQTGVLFAGDLVFYQRALTTPNSPGLAVWLADIATLQALPWTLIVPGHGPLATDAKPFEQMRDYLTWLDQLLRDGAANGSDMSEMIRSPIPERFAGISLSRYELIRSASHLYPGYERAQMTRVDSAANQ; this comes from the coding sequence ATGCGTTGGATATTGCTGTTGTTGATCGGTTTGAGCCTGCCGGCGTTGGCGGCGGAGCTTGAATATTCCCTCAAGCCACGGCTGATCGCCCCGGACACCTGGCTGCTGGAAGGCAGCACCGACAACTTCGCCAAGGCCAACGGCGGCAACATCGTCAACACCGGGTTCATCGTCACCGAGCGCGGGGTGGTGGTGATCGACAGCGGGCCGTCGAAACGCTACGGCGAGGCGATGCGCAAGGCGATTGCCGCGGTCACCGATAAACCGGTGATCGAAGTGCTGCTGACCCACCATCACCCCGATCATGCGCTGGGCAATCAGGCGTTCACTGACGTGCCGATAGGCGCGTTGGCCTGCACCGCTGAACTGCTGAAAAAGCAGGGTGATGCCATGGCCGAGAACATGTATCGGCTGGTGGGCGACTGGATGCGCGGCACCGAAGTGGTATTGCCCACCGAGACGCTGACACCGGGCGTCAAAAGTTTTGGGAACCACGATTTGCGCCTGCTAAGCCTGGGTGGGCATACCGGCGCGGATCTGGCTATTCTCGACCAGCAAACCGGCGTGCTGTTTGCCGGGGACCTGGTGTTTTATCAACGGGCCCTGACCACCCCGAACAGTCCGGGGCTGGCGGTGTGGCTGGCGGACATCGCCACCCTGCAAGCCTTGCCCTGGACCCTGATCGTGCCCGGCCACGGCCCGCTGGCCACGGATGCCAAACCCTTCGAGCAGATGCGCGACTACCTGACCTGGCTCGATCAACTGCTGCGCGACGGCGCCGCCAATGGCAGCGACATGTCCGAGATGATCCGCAGCCCCATCCCCGAGCGTTTTGCTGGCATCAGCCTGAGTCGTTATGAACTGATCCGCAGTGCCAGCCACTTGTACCCGGGCTACGAGCGGGCACAGATGACCCGCGTCGATTCCGCCGCAAACCAGTGA
- a CDS encoding PQQ-dependent methanol/ethanol family dehydrogenase: protein MTHPARRQPFVLSVLLSAMLLSGSALAAVTDQDILQDPKNPEQIVTNGLGVQGQRYSPLDTLNADNVKDLRPVWAFSFGGEKQRGQQAQPMIKDGVMYMTGSYSRVFAVDARTGKKLWQYDARLPDDIRPCCDVINRGVALYGDLVFFGTLDAKLVALNKDTGKVVWSKKVADHKEGYSISAAPLVINGKLITGVAGGEFGVVGKISAYDPKNGELLWTRPTVEGHMGYVYKDGKAIENGISGGEAGKTWPGDLWKTGGAAPWLGGYYDPETNLLLFGTGNPAPWNSHLRPGDNLYSSSRLALNPDDGTIKWHFQSTPHDGWDYDGVNELVSFNYTEGGKEIKAAATADRNGFFYVLDRTNGKFIRGFPFVDKITWATGLDKEGRPIYNEASRPGAPGTEAKGSSVFVAPAFLGAKNWMPMAYNKDTKLFYVPSNEWGMDIWNEGIAYKKGAAFLGAGFTIKPLNEDYIGVLRAIDPVTGKEVWRHKNYAPLWGGVLTTKGNLVFTGTPEGFLQAFNAKTGEKVWEFQTGSGVLGSPVTWEMDGEQYVSVLSGWGGAVPLWGGEVAKRIKDFNQGGMLWTFKLPKDLVVAKH from the coding sequence ATGACCCACCCCGCACGTCGCCAACCCTTCGTCTTGAGTGTGCTGCTCAGTGCCATGCTGCTGTCCGGCTCGGCATTGGCCGCCGTCACTGACCAGGACATTCTCCAGGACCCCAAGAACCCGGAGCAGATCGTCACCAACGGTCTGGGCGTCCAGGGTCAGCGCTACAGTCCGCTGGACACCCTCAACGCCGACAACGTCAAGGATCTGCGGCCGGTTTGGGCCTTCTCCTTCGGCGGTGAAAAACAGCGCGGCCAGCAAGCGCAGCCGATGATCAAGGACGGCGTGATGTACATGACCGGTTCTTATTCACGGGTGTTCGCGGTGGATGCGCGCACCGGCAAGAAACTCTGGCAGTACGACGCGCGCCTGCCCGATGACATCCGTCCGTGCTGCGACGTGATCAACCGTGGCGTGGCGCTGTACGGCGACCTGGTGTTCTTCGGCACCCTCGACGCCAAGCTCGTGGCCCTGAACAAGGACACCGGCAAAGTCGTCTGGAGCAAGAAAGTCGCCGACCACAAGGAAGGCTATTCAATCAGCGCCGCGCCGCTGGTGATCAACGGCAAACTGATTACCGGCGTGGCGGGTGGCGAGTTCGGCGTGGTCGGCAAGATCTCCGCCTATGACCCGAAAAACGGTGAACTGCTGTGGACCCGGCCCACGGTCGAAGGCCACATGGGTTACGTCTACAAGGACGGCAAAGCGATAGAAAACGGCATCTCCGGCGGCGAAGCGGGCAAGACCTGGCCCGGCGACCTATGGAAAACCGGCGGCGCTGCGCCTTGGCTTGGTGGCTACTACGACCCGGAAACCAATCTGCTGCTGTTCGGCACCGGCAACCCGGCGCCCTGGAACTCGCACCTGCGCCCTGGTGACAACCTCTACTCCTCGTCGCGCCTGGCGTTGAACCCGGACGACGGCACCATCAAATGGCACTTCCAAAGCACGCCTCACGATGGTTGGGACTATGACGGCGTGAACGAACTGGTGTCGTTCAATTACACCGAGGGCGGCAAGGAAATCAAAGCCGCCGCCACCGCCGACCGTAACGGTTTCTTCTACGTGCTCGATCGCACCAACGGCAAGTTCATTCGTGGCTTCCCGTTCGTGGACAAGATCACCTGGGCCACCGGCCTGGATAAAGAGGGCCGGCCAATCTACAACGAAGCCAGCCGTCCGGGCGCGCCGGGCACTGAAGCCAAGGGCAGCTCGGTGTTTGTCGCGCCAGCATTCCTCGGTGCGAAGAACTGGATGCCGATGGCCTACAACAAGGACACCAAGCTGTTCTACGTGCCGTCCAACGAGTGGGGCATGGACATCTGGAACGAAGGCATCGCCTACAAGAAAGGCGCGGCGTTCCTCGGCGCCGGTTTCACCATCAAACCGTTGAACGAAGACTACATCGGCGTGCTGCGCGCCATCGATCCGGTCACCGGTAAAGAAGTCTGGCGTCACAAGAACTACGCGCCGCTGTGGGGCGGGGTGCTGACCACCAAAGGTAATTTGGTCTTCACCGGTACGCCGGAAGGTTTCCTCCAGGCCTTCAATGCCAAGACTGGCGAAAAGGTCTGGGAATTCCAGACTGGCTCCGGTGTTCTCGGCTCGCCTGTGACCTGGGAAATGGACGGTGAACAGTACGTCTCGGTGCTATCCGGTTGGGGTGGCGCCGTACCGTTGTGGGGCGGCGAAGTGGCCAAACGCATCAAGGACTTCAACCAGGGCGGGATGCTCTGGACGTTCAAGTTGCCGAAGGACCTGGTCGTCGCTAAACACTGA